The following are encoded together in the Bradyrhizobium algeriense genome:
- a CDS encoding EamA family transporter has product MTSAIIYAFASAFFLGAGVVLAQLGLRTVEPLSGAAISVPSFTVLFLLLSPLILQDEPVVWHGLPIFIAIGLFFPASLTLLTFASNRSLGPVITSTLGNLAPLFAVATAVILLHEPLHPPQLLGLVVAVAGAAIITVTRPRDLGHWRSWALLLPLCSALIRGVVPPIVKLGLAVWPSPLWACLIGYVMSSLVVLTVQRVRKGSFLVQAPRAGLFWFAMTGISNGLSALTLFAAVRNGPITLVAPLAAIYPLVTVALSAMLLKHIEITARIVAGSALTVLGVALVLIG; this is encoded by the coding sequence ATGACATCAGCCATCATTTACGCCTTCGCCTCGGCCTTCTTCCTGGGCGCCGGGGTCGTCCTGGCACAGCTCGGCTTGCGGACCGTCGAGCCGCTGTCGGGGGCCGCGATTAGCGTCCCCTCCTTCACGGTGCTGTTCCTGCTGCTGTCGCCGCTGATCCTCCAGGACGAGCCGGTGGTTTGGCACGGCCTGCCCATTTTCATCGCCATCGGCCTGTTCTTCCCGGCTTCGCTGACGCTGCTGACCTTTGCTTCGAACCGGTCGCTCGGGCCCGTGATCACCTCCACCCTCGGCAACCTCGCGCCGCTGTTTGCGGTGGCAACGGCGGTGATCCTGCTGCACGAGCCGCTGCATCCGCCGCAACTCCTCGGCCTCGTCGTGGCGGTCGCCGGGGCTGCGATCATCACCGTGACCCGCCCGCGCGACCTCGGCCATTGGCGAAGCTGGGCGCTGCTGTTGCCGCTGTGCAGCGCGCTGATCCGCGGCGTCGTGCCGCCGATCGTCAAGCTCGGGCTTGCGGTCTGGCCAAGTCCGCTCTGGGCCTGCCTGATCGGCTACGTCATGTCCTCGCTGGTGGTGCTGACGGTGCAGCGCGTCCGCAAGGGCAGCTTTCTGGTGCAGGCGCCGCGTGCCGGTCTCTTTTGGTTTGCGATGACGGGGATCAGCAACGGCCTCAGCGCGCTGACGCTGTTCGCCGCGGTCCGCAACGGTCCGATCACGCTGGTGGCGCCGCTGGCCGCGATCTATCCGCTGGTCACGGTGGCGCTGAGCGCGATGCTGCTCAAGCACATCGAGATCACCGCACGCATCGTGGCGGGATCTGCACTGACGGTGCTCGGCGTAGCCCTGGTGCTGATTGGCTGA
- the leuB gene encoding 3-isopropylmalate dehydrogenase, with translation MATHKLLLLPGDGIGPEVMAEVQRLIDWLNKQGIASFETEQGLVGGSAYDAHKVSISEGDMAKAVAADAIIFGAVGGPKWDSVPYEVRPEAGLLRLRKDLGLFANLRPAVCYPALADASSLKREAVEGLDIMIVRELTGGVYFGEPKTITDLGNGQKRAVDTQVYDTYEIERIGRVAFDLARKRRNMVTSMEKRNVMKSGVLWNEVMTAVHGREYKDVTLEHQLADSGGMMLVKAPKQFDVIVTDNLFGDMLSDIAAMLTGSLGMLPSASLGEVDAKTKKRRSLFEPVHGSAPDIAGQGLANPIAMISSFGMALRYSFDMGALADKVDAAIAAVLASGLRTADIKSEGTTAASTTQMGEAILKELQKLHS, from the coding sequence ATGGCGACCCATAAACTGCTGCTTCTCCCCGGCGACGGCATCGGCCCCGAAGTGATGGCCGAGGTGCAACGCCTGATCGACTGGCTGAACAAGCAGGGCATCGCGTCATTCGAGACCGAGCAGGGTCTGGTCGGCGGCTCGGCCTATGACGCACATAAGGTGTCGATCTCGGAAGGTGACATGGCCAAGGCTGTGGCTGCGGACGCCATCATCTTCGGCGCCGTCGGCGGGCCGAAGTGGGACAGCGTGCCCTACGAGGTGCGCCCCGAGGCGGGTCTCCTGCGGCTGCGCAAGGATCTCGGCCTGTTCGCCAATTTGCGCCCTGCGGTGTGTTACCCGGCGCTGGCGGATGCCTCCAGCCTTAAGCGCGAGGCGGTCGAAGGCCTCGACATCATGATCGTGCGCGAACTCACCGGCGGCGTCTATTTCGGCGAGCCGAAGACGATCACTGATCTGGGCAACGGCCAGAAGCGCGCCGTCGACACGCAAGTCTACGACACCTATGAAATCGAGCGCATCGGCCGCGTCGCCTTCGATCTGGCGCGCAAGCGCCGCAACATGGTGACCTCGATGGAAAAGCGCAACGTCATGAAGTCGGGCGTGCTTTGGAACGAGGTCATGACGGCGGTGCATGGGCGCGAATACAAGGACGTGACGCTGGAACATCAGCTCGCCGATTCCGGCGGCATGATGCTGGTGAAGGCGCCGAAACAGTTCGACGTCATTGTAACCGACAATCTGTTCGGCGACATGCTGTCAGACATCGCGGCGATGCTGACCGGTTCGCTCGGCATGCTGCCCTCGGCCTCGCTCGGCGAGGTCGATGCCAAGACCAAAAAGCGCCGCTCGCTGTTCGAGCCGGTGCACGGCTCGGCGCCCGATATCGCAGGCCAAGGCCTCGCCAATCCGATCGCGATGATCTCCTCGTTCGGCATGGCGCTGCGCTATTCCTTCGACATGGGCGCGCTGGCCGACAAGGTCGATGCGGCGATTGCAGCCGTGCTCGCCAGCGGACTGCGTACCGCTGATATCAAGTCTGAGGGCACGACGGCGGCCTCAACCACGCAGATGGGCGAGGCGATTTTGAAGGAATTGCAGAAGCTGCACAGCTAG
- a CDS encoding DapH/DapD/GlmU-related protein: MDTSHRPKLAETIVHETVRLREAQIGRRCEVLCNTRIEYSSLGDYSYLGENCEVADAVIGKFTAIANSVRIGAPNHPMDRPSQHRFTYCPEYYEATASRDRDFFAERRGDRVIVGNDCWIGHAAILLPGVTVGDGAVIAAGAVVSRSVPPYTIVGGVPARAIRKRFPDAVAESLRRIAWWDWPDEIIFERLGDFRSEAIEQFCERYDPALPPSR; this comes from the coding sequence ATGGACACCTCGCATCGCCCCAAGCTGGCGGAAACAATTGTCCATGAAACGGTGCGGCTGCGTGAGGCGCAGATCGGCCGGCGTTGCGAAGTCCTGTGCAACACGCGCATCGAATATTCCTCGCTCGGCGACTACTCCTATCTCGGGGAGAATTGCGAGGTCGCCGACGCCGTGATCGGGAAGTTCACGGCGATCGCCAATTCGGTCCGGATCGGTGCGCCGAACCATCCGATGGATCGGCCATCGCAGCATCGCTTCACCTATTGCCCGGAATATTACGAGGCGACGGCCAGCCGCGACCGCGACTTCTTTGCAGAGCGCCGCGGCGACCGGGTGATCGTCGGCAACGATTGCTGGATCGGCCATGCCGCCATCCTGCTGCCGGGCGTGACGGTCGGCGACGGTGCGGTCATTGCTGCGGGCGCCGTCGTCAGCCGCAGCGTGCCGCCCTATACGATCGTCGGCGGCGTTCCCGCGCGAGCGATCCGCAAGCGCTTTCCGGATGCGGTTGCCGAAAGCCTGCGCCGCATCGCCTGGTGGGACTGGCCGGATGAGATCATCTTCGAGCGCCTGGGCGATTTCCGCTCCGAGGCGATCGAACAATTTTGCGAGCGGTATGACCCGGCTCTGCCTCCGAGCAGGTAG
- a CDS encoding aspartate-semialdehyde dehydrogenase, translating to MGYKVAVVGATGNVGREMLNILDERKFPADEVVVLASRRSVGVEVSYGDRTLKVKALEHYDFSDVDICLMSAGGSVSKEWSPKIGAAGAVVIDNSSAFRMDPDVPLIVPEVNADATAGFAKKNIIANPNCSTAQLVVALKPLHDKATIKRVVVSTYQSVSGAGKDAMDELFSQTKAVYTNSELINKKFPKRIAFNVIPHIDVFMEDGYTKEEWKMMMETKKILDPKIRLTATCVRVPVFVGHSEAVNIEFENPITADEARNILRNAPGCLVIDKQEPGGYVTPYEAAGEDATYISRIREDATVENGLVLWCVSDNLRKGAALNAVQIAECLINRKLITAKKKAA from the coding sequence ATGGGTTACAAAGTCGCTGTCGTCGGTGCGACCGGCAATGTCGGGCGCGAAATGCTCAATATTCTCGACGAGCGCAAATTCCCCGCCGACGAGGTCGTGGTGCTGGCCTCGCGCCGCAGCGTCGGCGTCGAAGTGTCCTATGGTGACCGCACCCTGAAGGTCAAAGCGCTCGAGCACTATGACTTCTCCGATGTCGATATCTGCCTGATGTCGGCCGGCGGTTCGGTGTCGAAGGAATGGTCGCCGAAGATCGGCGCTGCCGGTGCGGTGGTGATCGACAACTCATCCGCCTTTCGGATGGATCCGGACGTGCCGCTGATCGTTCCGGAAGTGAACGCGGATGCGACCGCGGGCTTTGCCAAGAAGAACATCATCGCCAACCCGAACTGCTCGACCGCGCAGCTCGTGGTCGCGCTGAAGCCGCTGCACGACAAGGCCACCATCAAGCGCGTCGTGGTTTCGACCTATCAATCGGTCTCGGGCGCCGGCAAGGACGCGATGGACGAGCTGTTTTCGCAGACCAAGGCCGTCTACACCAACAGCGAACTCATCAACAAGAAGTTCCCCAAGCGCATCGCCTTCAACGTCATCCCGCACATCGACGTCTTCATGGAGGACGGCTACACCAAGGAAGAGTGGAAGATGATGATGGAGACCAAGAAGATTCTTGATCCCAAAATCAGGCTGACCGCCACCTGCGTGCGCGTGCCGGTGTTTGTCGGCCATTCCGAGGCCGTCAACATCGAGTTCGAGAATCCGATCACGGCTGATGAGGCGCGCAACATCCTGCGCAATGCGCCGGGTTGCCTGGTGATCGACAAGCAGGAGCCCGGCGGTTACGTCACGCCCTACGAGGCGGCCGGCGAAGACGCGACCTATATCAGCCGCATCCGCGAGGACGCCACGGTGGAAAACGGCCTGGTGCTGTGGTGCGTCTCCGACAATCTGCGCAAGGGCGCGGCGCTGAACGCCGTGCAGATCGCCGAATGCCTGATCAACCGCAAGCTGATCACCGCGAAGAAGAAGGCGGCGTGA
- a CDS encoding TIGR00645 family protein, with the protein MTKEPAPYRHNPQLKRAERGFESLLFNSRWLMAPFYFGLVVSLAVLLFKFCAVLWEFIVHAPGSKESDIILGALALIDLSLTGNLILIVVFSGYENFVSKIDPGSHPDWPEWMTKVSFGGLKQKLMASIVAISAIQVLKAFMNIDAAFDPTKLAWLVGVHLAFVVSAFMLAISDRWGGGDHGGE; encoded by the coding sequence ATGACGAAAGAGCCGGCTCCCTATCGCCACAATCCGCAGCTCAAGCGCGCCGAGCGCGGCTTCGAGAGCCTGCTCTTCAACAGCCGCTGGTTGATGGCGCCGTTCTATTTCGGCCTCGTCGTCAGCCTTGCGGTGCTGTTGTTCAAATTCTGCGCGGTGCTGTGGGAGTTCATCGTCCACGCGCCGGGCTCCAAGGAATCCGATATCATCCTCGGCGCGCTGGCGCTGATCGATCTCTCGCTAACGGGCAATCTGATCCTGATCGTGGTGTTCTCGGGCTACGAGAATTTCGTCTCCAAGATCGATCCGGGCAGCCATCCGGACTGGCCGGAATGGATGACCAAGGTCAGTTTCGGCGGGCTCAAGCAAAAGCTGATGGCCTCGATCGTCGCGATCTCGGCGATCCAGGTGCTGAAGGCCTTCATGAACATCGACGCCGCCTTCGATCCGACAAAGCTCGCCTGGCTGGTCGGCGTCCATCTGGCGTTCGTGGTTTCGGCCTTCATGCTGGCGATATCCGACCGATGGGGCGGCGGCGACCACGGCGGAGAGTAG
- a CDS encoding carbonic anhydrase, whose product MAPFPQHLLDGYRAFTSQRLPTEQTRYRELSERGQSPAVMVIGCCDSRVSPEVIFDAGPGELFVVRNVANLVPVFQPDGGAHGVSAALEYAVQVLHIKHIVVLGHAQCGGIRAFIDDIDPLSPGDFIGRWMAMFIKPGEKVGQREHETRQDFTTRIEKAAVFRSLENLMTFPFVRSRVERGEMELHGAYFGVAEGSLFVLDPEAKEFRSVTELVRE is encoded by the coding sequence ATGGCTCCATTCCCGCAACACCTGCTCGACGGCTACCGGGCCTTTACCTCGCAGCGGCTGCCGACCGAACAGACGCGCTACCGGGAACTTTCCGAGCGCGGCCAGTCGCCCGCCGTGATGGTGATCGGCTGCTGCGATTCGCGCGTCTCGCCGGAAGTGATTTTCGACGCCGGCCCCGGTGAACTCTTCGTGGTACGCAACGTCGCCAATCTGGTACCGGTCTTCCAGCCGGACGGCGGCGCCCACGGCGTGTCGGCGGCGCTGGAATACGCGGTACAGGTGCTGCACATCAAGCACATCGTGGTGCTCGGCCATGCGCAGTGCGGCGGCATCCGCGCCTTCATCGACGATATCGACCCGCTGTCGCCGGGCGATTTCATCGGCCGCTGGATGGCGATGTTCATCAAGCCGGGCGAAAAGGTCGGCCAGCGCGAGCACGAGACAAGGCAGGATTTCACCACGCGGATCGAGAAGGCCGCGGTGTTCCGCTCACTCGAAAACCTGATGACGTTTCCGTTCGTGCGCAGCCGCGTCGAGCGCGGCGAGATGGAATTGCACGGCGCCTATTTCGGCGTCGCCGAAGGCTCGCTGTTCGTGCTCGACCCGGAAGCGAAGGAATTCCGCAGCGTGACGGAGCTTGTGCGCGAATAG
- a CDS encoding CoA ester lyase encodes MIRPRRSLLFMPGSNARALEKARSLLADGIILDLEDSVAPDAKAMARDQIAKAIAAGGFGKREVLIRVNSLDTSWWVDDVTMAGKARPDGILVPKVSTVADLNAIANRLSDINADMSIRVWAMLETARGVLDADKLAAASKDSETRLAGFVFGPNDISRETRIRMQPGRAAMIPMITHCILATRAHGLEILDGPYSDISNIDGFATECAQGRDLGFDGKTLIHPSHIEACNAIFTPPAEEVEQARKIIAAFEKPENASRGAIQLDGRMVERLHADMAKRTIAIADAIAAMGH; translated from the coding sequence ATGATCCGTCCGCGCCGCAGCCTGCTGTTCATGCCGGGGTCGAACGCGCGGGCGCTGGAAAAGGCGCGCAGCCTGCTGGCCGACGGCATCATTCTCGACCTCGAGGATTCGGTGGCGCCGGACGCCAAGGCGATGGCCCGCGACCAGATCGCAAAAGCCATTGCGGCCGGCGGGTTCGGCAAGCGCGAGGTGCTGATCCGCGTCAACAGCCTCGATACGTCGTGGTGGGTCGACGACGTCACCATGGCCGGCAAGGCCCGGCCCGACGGTATCCTGGTTCCCAAGGTTTCCACCGTGGCCGATCTCAACGCCATCGCCAACCGCCTGAGCGACATCAATGCCGATATGTCCATTCGGGTCTGGGCCATGCTCGAAACCGCGCGCGGGGTGCTGGACGCCGACAAGCTCGCGGCGGCATCGAAGGATTCCGAGACCCGGCTTGCGGGCTTCGTGTTCGGGCCCAATGATATCTCGCGGGAGACGCGGATCCGCATGCAGCCCGGCCGCGCGGCGATGATCCCGATGATTACGCACTGCATCCTGGCGACGCGCGCGCACGGGCTCGAAATTCTCGACGGGCCCTACAGCGACATCAGCAATATTGATGGCTTTGCGACCGAATGCGCGCAGGGCCGCGATCTCGGCTTCGACGGCAAGACGCTGATCCATCCGAGCCATATCGAGGCGTGCAACGCCATTTTCACGCCGCCGGCCGAGGAGGTCGAGCAGGCGCGCAAGATCATCGCGGCATTCGAGAAGCCGGAAAACGCCTCACGGGGCGCCATCCAACTCGACGGGCGGATGGTGGAGCGGCTGCATGCCGACATGGCGAAGCGGACGATCGCGATTGCGGACGCCATCGCGGCGATGGGGCATTGA
- the leuD gene encoding 3-isopropylmalate dehydratase small subunit — protein sequence MEKFTTLEGVAAPLKIINVDTDMIIPKQYLKTIKRTGLGKGLFSEQRYKDDGSENPDFVLNQPAYRNAKVLVAGDNFGCGSSREHAPWALLDFGIRCVISTSFGDIFYNNCFKNGILPIRVTQENLDKLFDDAERGANATLTIDLANQEIRGPDGGKVKFEIDPFRKHCLMNGLDDIGLTMEKKSSIDDYEAKLKKERAWA from the coding sequence ATGGAAAAGTTCACCACACTGGAAGGCGTCGCAGCGCCGCTGAAGATCATCAATGTCGACACCGACATGATCATCCCGAAGCAGTATTTGAAGACCATCAAGCGCACCGGCCTCGGCAAGGGTCTCTTCTCCGAACAGCGCTACAAGGATGACGGCAGCGAGAACCCGGACTTCGTGCTCAACCAGCCGGCCTATCGCAACGCCAAGGTGCTGGTCGCCGGCGACAATTTCGGCTGCGGTTCCAGCCGCGAGCACGCGCCGTGGGCGCTGCTCGATTTCGGCATCCGTTGCGTGATCTCGACCTCGTTCGGCGACATCTTCTACAACAACTGCTTCAAGAACGGCATTCTGCCGATCCGCGTCACCCAGGAAAACCTCGACAAGCTGTTCGACGACGCCGAGCGCGGCGCCAACGCGACGCTGACCATCGACCTCGCCAACCAGGAAATCCGCGGCCCCGACGGCGGCAAGGTGAAGTTCGAGATCGATCCGTTCCGCAAGCACTGCCTGATGAACGGCCTCGATGACATCGGCCTGACCATGGAAAAGAAGTCGTCGATCGACGATTACGAGGCGAAGCTGAAGAAAGAGCGCGCCTGGGCCTGA